In the genome of Odocoileus virginianus isolate 20LAN1187 ecotype Illinois chromosome 17, Ovbor_1.2, whole genome shotgun sequence, the window tgGTCTTAGGGTTTGAATTGGGGAAGGTGTCAttaccccagaattttagaacaCCAGTGCTCAGTATTGCAAAGACATCTCAATGTAAGGGATGGAAAGAACTCTGAAGAGATGTTAGTTACACTCAAGGTCATTGGTGCATTACAAGCCAAAACCACTAGAGGGCAGGGCACACACAAActtgcagaaagaaaaaggaatgcctCCTCAGTAAACTGAAACCAGAGCAAAGAAGACTGCAAAATTCTGTTGGTACTAAGAAGCAGGCTCaggtgcactagtggtaaagaacctgcctgccaatgcaggagtcataagagacgtgggttcaatccccgggttgggaagatcccctggaaaagggaatggctacccactccagtattcttgcctggagaatcctgtggacagaggaccctggagggctaTGTCCACGGGGtgaccaagagttggacatgactgaagcgacttatcacgCTGCACACAAGAAGCAGGCACTACCTCCAGACCCTCCTCTGGTCTTAGGTACCCAGACCAATGTTGGGGATACAAGATTGTTAAGAACACGTAATTTCCCAGGTGAAAAAAAACAATACTGCAGGATGGTTGCTAAAGGGAAAACAgtgggggagggacaaattaggcgtttgggattaacacacacacactactatatataaaacatatagccAACAGAGACCTACCATACAGCACATGGaattctactcagtattctgtaataatttatatgaaaagtatctgaaaaagaatatatgtatatgtataaccggatcactttgctgtacacttgaaactaacacaacactgcaagtCAACTACAACACTGCAAgtcaactattctccaataaaatttaaaaaacaaaacaagggactttcctggagaCCTAGTGGTTAactctctgtgcttctactgcagggggcacagttccATCcctttggggaactgagatcccacatgccacagggcgtggccaaattttttttttttttaattaaaaacaaaatagtgcTTGGCCGAGGAGTACAAAGAACATTGGTTTTAGAATGAGCCAGGCCTAGAGTTGAATCCTGGTTCTACCACTTCCTAGCTACGGGACCTAAGCAAAATCACTTAAAGTAGTCAGCTTCCTCATCCTAAAACGGATCTAAAACTATCTTCTTAAAAAGGGTTGTGGTGAGGATTTAAAGTATGCAAACTGCTTAGCAAGATGCCTGGCTCCTGATCAGTGCTCTATAAGAGGTGGCTGTAAGTTATTACTGCTCAAGGTCATGTGACCAAGCACATCAGCGGTTCTAGCTGCCTTTTTCAAGCATACAGATGAAATCAAATTATGGCTGAGCCATTCCTGTCTCCTCTCTAATTAGGACTTTAGTTTTTTCTTAAGTGCCTTTATGGAGCTCCCACACCTCCACACCAGACTCCTACATGAGGCAAACTCTCTTTCTAGGAGTGGGACTGGAAAAATAGATACTGGTGTCTCCCTGAAGACAATGGCCTGTCAATCCTGCAAATGAGTCAGAACCGAGACCTCTTGAAGGAATCCTGTAGTTCTGGTGCCAGCTCCCTGGTTTCTGCTCCCTGCCGTGGTGCACCTTCCCACCCAGCCACCGTGGCATCTGCAAGGCTCTGACAACAGCAGGCAGGCTCTGTCATACAGCAGAGGCAGATCTTCAACAGGAGGTCTTGGGGGAACATTTCCATCCTGGCTTTTCAGCCTGGGCAACTTCTCTCCCCAAAATTGcccagaattattattatttaaaaaaaaagccttaaaagAGCTGTCAGTGGGGAGGACTCCAGAGCAGATCTGTGCCCCAGTTTTGAGTTTCCATGCTGCCACTTGGACAAGCCGCTTCCAAGGTTCTTGGTTTTTTACCTGTAAAATATGAACAATAATAACCGCCCTTCCTAAACCACTGAGTGTTGTCAGGGCCAAATGGAATGTTACTGctgaaacattttggaaaattaaaagctCTTTCTTTTGGAAGGCGGCATGGAGGCGGTGAAGGGACTTACTGTGAAAAGTCCCAGCTCTGCTCCGGGTTTCTTATCGGTAAAACCAGAGCGAGGTGGTtgtggtggcggcggcggcgggggtcATCACCCGGTTAAAGGCTGCCCTCTCTAAGGGAAACCCTCCCTAGGTCCGCGTCCCAGCGCTTGAAGGAGGAAGTaaggagggaaggggaagtcTCGGGGCCGCTCTTAGCCCCCGACCCTGCCCGATTCAGCCCTGGAGGAAGCGAAGCCGCCACCAGGCCTAGCAGGGCTAGGGGAAGGAGCCGGCGCCGAGGCTGGCGGGCAGTGGCGCGGCCTAGAGGAGGCGGGGTCCCCGGGCTCAGTCGAGCCACGTGCGGTTGTTTCCGCGCCGGGCCGATCACGTGAGCAGCGTCAGCTGACCCGTCTCGGAGCAGCCCGGCGCTGGCGCCCCGTAGCCCCCGCCCGGCCGCGCCCGGAGCGCAGGACCCTGCGGAGGGGTAAGAGCGCCCCCGCGGCCCGCCTCTGTCCCCGGCCCATCCCCGCCCCCTCCGCCTCAACCCAGTCCCTCGCTCATCCCCACCCACCCCGCCTGGCATCCCGGAAGCCGAGGCGAGGGGGGCTGTGGCCGGGCTCAGCCCCGCGCCGCCCCCAGGCGGCCAAGAGGGGATGGCCCTGGGGAGCAGCGGGCGGGAAGTCGCGCTTACCGCGACGGGTGAGGGCTGTTCACCGCCCCCGAACCCCGACATGGAGGAGCTGCTCCGGAGCGTGGAGAGGGACCTGAACATCGATGCCCGGCAGCTGGCTCCGGCCCCGGGGGGCGCGCACGTGGTGGCTCTAGTGCCCGCGCGCTGGCTAGCCAGCCTCCGCGAGCGCAGGCTGCCCCCGGGACCCTGTCCGCGCGCCGAAGGCCTGAGCGAAGCGGAAGTCAGGACGCTCTTGCAACGCTCCGTGCAGAGGCTGCCGGCCGGTTGGACTCGAGTGGAGGTGCACGGGCTGCGGAAACGAAGGCTCTCCTACCCGCTGGGCGGCCTGCCTTTTGAGGAGGGGTCTGGCAGCCCGGAGACCCTCATTCGCTTCATGCAGGATGTGGCTGCCCAGAATTATCGCAACCTGTGGCGCCACGCGTATCACACTTATGGGCAGCCCTACAGTCATAGCCCTGCCCCGGCGGCGGTCCCTGCCCTGGATTCAGTGCGACAAGCTCTGCAGAGGGTCTATGGTTGCCCTTTCCTGCCAGTGGGTGAAGCTACGCAGTGCCCCTCATATGCCAGAGAAGGCCCCTGCGCCCCTCGGGGCTGCCCCGCCGCTCCCAGCCTTCTGAGAGCCGAGGCTCTGTTGGAGTCACGCGAGATGCTTTATGTGGTGCACCCGTATGTGCAATTCTCCCTGCACGACGTGGTCACCTTCAGCCCCGCCAAGCTGACCAACAGCCAGGCCAAGGTGCTCTTCATTCTCTTCCGTGTGCTGAGGGCTGTGGATGCCTGTCACCGCCAGGGACTGGCCTGTGGGGCCCTGTCTTTGCACCACATCGCTGTGGATGAGAAACTTTGCAGCGAGCTCCGCCTGGACCTGAGTGCTTATGAGAGGCGCGAGGAGGCGGGGGATGAGGAGACCCAGGAGGCAAGAAACGGGGCAGGCGTTGAGCCTGGCGAGGAGGGACGACGGGGACCCGGGTGTCCCACCTGCCAGGAAGAGCTCCGGGGCCTCGTGCTAGACTGGGTCCATGGCCGCATCAGCAACTTCCACTACCTCATGCAATTGAATCGGTTGGCGGGTCGGCGGCAGGGGGACCCCAACTACCACCCGGTGCTGCCCTGGGTGGTCGACTTCACCACGCCCCGTGGGCGCTTCCGAGACCTGCGCAAGTCCAAGTTCCGCCTCAACAAGGGGGATAAGCAGCTGGACTTCACATATGAGATGACCCGGCAGGCGTTTGTGGCAGGGGGTGCAGGCGGCGGGGAGCCACCTCACGTCCCTCACCACATCTCCGATGTGCTTTCTGACATCACATACTACGTGTACAAGGCCCGACGCACACCCCGGTCGGTGCTCTGCGGACACGTGCGGGCACAGTGGGAGCCCCACGAGTACCCGGCCAGCATGGAGCGGATGCAGAGCTGGACTCCAGATGAGTGCATTCCCGAGTTCTACACTGACCCCTCCATCTTCTGCTCCATCCACCCCGATATGCCTGACCTGGATGTGCCGGCCTGGTGCCGCTCCAACGAGGAGTTCGTGGCTGCTCACCGGGCGCTGCTGGAGAGCCGAGAGGTGTCCCAGGACCTACACCACTGGATTGACCTCACCTTTGGCTACAAATTGCAGGGCAAGGAGGCTGTGAAGGAGAAGAACGTGTGTCTACATTTGGTGGACGCCCACACGCACCTGACCAGCTATGGTGTGGTGCAGCTCTTCGATCAGCCTCACCCCCAGCGCCTGGCGGGGGCCCCTGCCCTCGCCCCTGAACCTCCTCTCGTCCCCAAGCTGTGGTTCCAGACCATCCAGGAGAGCACAGGCCGGGAGGACTTCCCTGCACAAGTTACGAATGGGATGGGCAGGACGGTTTTGGAGGCCACTCCCTGTGAGGCTGGCTGGGCCAGGGACAGGCCCATGGTAGGGGAAGATGACTTGGAGCAGGCCACAGAAGCTCTAGATTCCATCTCTCTGGCTGGGAAGACAGGTGAGCAGCTGGGACCGTCtccctcctccacttcctcctccagtcaAGCCCCACCAGGCCTCTTGCCTTTCTCAGGGGCCTCAGCCTCTCGACCGGGCCGTCGGAACAGAGCTTCCGGGGTGGACCCCGGAGAGGGTGAGGAGGGCAAGATTCTTCTTCCGGAGGGCTTCAGTCCTCTACAGGCTCTGGAGGAGCTGGAGAAACTAGGCAACTTCTTGACCAAAGGCCTAGGGGGCCGCTTGGAGGTGCCTGAGCAACCCCAGGTTCAGCCCCCTGTGCAGCTGCGGGACCTCTTTCATCGGGACATGCAGGCGCTGGGGGTCCTGTTGGCTGAGATGGTGTTCGCCACCAGGGTCCGGACACTGCAGCCTGACGCGCCTTTGTGGGTACGCTTCAAGGCTGTGCAGGGGCTCTGCGCACGTCATCCCAAGGAGGTCCCGGTGTCTCTGCAGCCTGTGCTGGACACACTTCTGCAGCTGAGTGGCCCTCAAGGCCCCGTGGTTGCAGGAAGGGGCAAGCTGGACCCACTGTTTGCGTACAGGCCCGTCTCCCAGGGAttgcccccaccctgccccgcgCAGCTCCTCAGCCCCTTCAGCTCTGTGGTCCCCTTCCCCCCTTACTTCCCTGCGCTGCACAAATTCATCCTCCTGTACCAGGCGAGGCGCGTGGAGGATGAGGCCCAGGGGCGGGAGCTGGTCTTTGCTCTGTGGCAGCAGCTGGGTGCCGTTTTGAGTGACATCACCCCCGAGGGCTTGGAGATCTTGTTGCCTTTTGTGCTGTCACTCATGTCTGAGGAGCACACGGCCGTGTATGCAGCCTGGTACTTATTTGAACCTGTAGCCAAGGCCCTGGGCCCCAAGAATGCCAATAAGTACCTTCTGAAGCCTCTCATTGGGGCCTATGAGAGCCCCTGCCAGCTCCACGGCCGCTTCTACC includes:
- the WDR81 gene encoding WD repeat-containing protein 81 isoform X3; translated protein: MALGSSGREVALTATGEGCSPPPNPDMEELLRSVERDLNIDARQLAPAPGGAHVVALVPARWLASLRERRLPPGPCPRAEGLSEAEVRTLLQRSVQRLPAGWTRVEVHGLRKRRLSYPLGGLPFEEGSGSPETLIRFMQDVAAQNYRNLWRHAYHTYGQPYSHSPAPAAVPALDSVRQALQRVYGCPFLPVGEATQCPSYAREGPCAPRGCPAAPSLLRAEALLESREMLYVVHPYVQFSLHDVVTFSPAKLTNSQAKVLFILFRVLRAVDACHRQGLACGALSLHHIAVDEKLCSELRLDLSAYERREEAGDEETQEARNGAGVEPGEEGRRGPGCPTCQEELRGLVLDWVHGRISNFHYLMQLNRLAGRRQGDPNYHPVLPWVVDFTTPRGRFRDLRKSKFRLNKGDKQLDFTYEMTRQAFVAGGAGGGEPPHVPHHISDVLSDITYYVYKARRTPRSVLCGHVRAQWEPHEYPASMERMQSWTPDECIPEFYTDPSIFCSIHPDMPDLDVPAWCRSNEEFVAAHRALLESREVSQDLHHWIDLTFGYKLQGKEAVKEKNVCLHLVDAHTHLTSYGVVQLFDQPHPQRLAGAPALAPEPPLVPKLWFQTIQESTGREDFPAQVTNGMGRTVLEATPCEAGWARDRPMVGEDDLEQATEALDSISLAGKTGEQLGPSPSSTSSSSQAPPGLLPFSGASASRPGRRNRASGVDPGEGEEGKILLPEGFSPLQALEELEKLGNFLTKGLGGRLEVPEQPQVQPPVQLRDLFHRDMQALGVLLAEMVFATRVRTLQPDAPLWVRFKAVQGLCARHPKEVPVSLQPVLDTLLQLSGPQGPVVAGRGKLDPLFAYRPVSQGLPPPCPAQLLSPFSSVVPFPPYFPALHKFILLYQARRVEDEAQGRELVFALWQQLGAVLSDITPEGLEILLPFVLSLMSEEHTAVYAAWYLFEPVAKALGPKNANKYLLKPLIGAYESPCQLHGRFYLYTDCFVAQLMVRLGLQAFLVHLLPHVLQVLAGVEASQEENKGLAGAAEDEESGLPGAGPGSCAFEEEIHMNGEPAAASGLGLPDYMSGVSFHDQADLPETEDFQAGLYVAESPQPQEAEAVSLGRLSDKSSTSEASLGEERAADEGGVPVDKSSLRSGDSSQDLKQSEGSEEDEEEEEGCVVLEVGEGEGEQEEVPEASELTLSDTVLSMDTVVAGDGGANEEEEEPLTEQSEGKEQKILLDTACKMVRWLSAKLGPTVASRHVARNLLRLLTSCYVGPTRQQFTGGSGESPPLSVGNIYQKRPILGDVVSAPVLSCLLHIAHLYGEPVLTYQYLPYISYLVAPGSTSGPSRLNSRKEAGLLAAVTLTQKIIVYLSDTTLMDILPRISHEVLLPVLSFLTSLVTGFPSGAQARTVLCMKTISLIALICLRIGQEMVQQHLSEPVATFFHVFSQLHELRHQDLKLESVGRSEGQLPEVAFSDGQLRPADPALLDELQKVTSSGKLSPTTSWWESLRGCTWRASAQAATALPAWSPPRPAPAQSGTPRVGAAPRTTATRGPLGASWLGTASRSPVTPSLTAPARWAPSLGWVAGSPAARVRTTH
- the WDR81 gene encoding WD repeat-containing protein 81 isoform X2 is translated as MALGSSGREVALTATGEGCSPPPNPDMEELLRSVERDLNIDARQLAPAPGGAHVVALVPARWLASLRERRLPPGPCPRAEGLSEAEVRTLLQRSVQRLPAGWTRVEVHGLRKRRLSYPLGGLPFEEGSGSPETLIRFMQDVAAQNYRNLWRHAYHTYGQPYSHSPAPAAVPALDSVRQALQRVYGCPFLPVGEATQCPSYAREGPCAPRGCPAAPSLLRAEALLESREMLYVVHPYVQFSLHDVVTFSPAKLTNSQAKVLFILFRVLRAVDACHRQGLACGALSLHHIAVDEKLCSELRLDLSAYERREEAGDEETQEARNGAGVEPGEEGRRGPGCPTCQEELRGLVLDWVHGRISNFHYLMQLNRLAGRRQGDPNYHPVLPWVVDFTTPRGRFRDLRKSKFRLNKGDKQLDFTYEMTRQAFVAGGAGGGEPPHVPHHISDVLSDITYYVYKARRTPRSVLCGHVRAQWEPHEYPASMERMQSWTPDECIPEFYTDPSIFCSIHPDMPDLDVPAWCRSNEEFVAAHRALLESREVSQDLHHWIDLTFGYKLQGKEAVKEKNVCLHLVDAHTHLTSYGVVQLFDQPHPQRLAGAPALAPEPPLVPKLWFQTIQESTGREDFPAQVTNGMGRTVLEATPCEAGWARDRPMVGEDDLEQATEALDSISLAGKTGEQLGPSPSSTSSSSQAPPGLLPFSGASASRPGRRNRASGVDPGEGEEGKILLPEGFSPLQALEELEKLGNFLTKGLGGRLEVPEQPQVQPPVQLRDLFHRDMQALGVLLAEMVFATRVRTLQPDAPLWVRFKAVQGLCARHPKEVPVSLQPVLDTLLQLSGPQGPVVAGRGKLDPLFAYRPVSQGLPPPCPAQLLSPFSSVVPFPPYFPALHKFILLYQARRVEDEAQGRELVFALWQQLGAVLSDITPEGLEILLPFVLSLMSEEHTAVYAAWYLFEPVAKALGPKNANKYLLKPLIGAYESPCQLHGRFYLYTDCFVAQLMVRLGLQAFLVHLLPHVLQVLAGVEASQEENKGLAGAAEDEESGLPGAGPGSCAFEEEIHMNGEPAAASGLGLPDYMSGVSFHDQADLPETEDFQAGLYVAESPQPQEAEAVSLGRLSDKSSTSEASLGEERAADEGGVPVDKSSLRSGDSSQDLKQSEGSEEDEEEEEGCVVLEVGEGEGEQEEVPEASELTLSDTVLSMDTVVAGDGGANEEEEEPLTEQSEGKEQKILLDTACKMVRWLSAKLGPTVASRHVARNLLRLLTSCYVGPTRQQFTGGSGESPPLSVGNIYQKRPILGDVVSAPVLSCLLHIAHLYGEPVLTYQYLPYISYLVAPGSTSGPSRLNSRKEAGLLAAVTLTQKIIVYLSDTTLMDILPRISHEVLLPVLSFLTSLVTGFPSGAQARTVLCMKTISLIALICLRIGQEMVQQHLSEPVATFFHVFSQLHELRHQDLKLESVGRSEGQLPEVAFSDGQLRPADPALLDELQKVFTLEMAYTIYVPFSCLLGDIIRKIVPNHELVGELAGLYLESISPSSHSPASVEPTAPSTGPEWDPQGGGCPQDDGHSGTFGSVLVGNRIQIPSDSQPDSPGPLGPISGVGGGEPGSQSEDNALKRELPRSAHGLSGNWLAYWQYEIGVSQQDAHFHFHQIRLQSFPGHSGAVKCVVPLSGEDFFLSGSKDRTVRLWPLYNSGDGTSETAPRLIYAQHRKSVFFVGQLEAPQCVVSCDGAVHVWDPFTGERAQGRLFAQWSRRTAGCP
- the WDR81 gene encoding WD repeat-containing protein 81 isoform X1; amino-acid sequence: MALGSSGREVALTATGEGCSPPPNPDMEELLRSVERDLNIDARQLAPAPGGAHVVALVPARWLASLRERRLPPGPCPRAEGLSEAEVRTLLQRSVQRLPAGWTRVEVHGLRKRRLSYPLGGLPFEEGSGSPETLIRFMQDVAAQNYRNLWRHAYHTYGQPYSHSPAPAAVPALDSVRQALQRVYGCPFLPVGEATQCPSYAREGPCAPRGCPAAPSLLRAEALLESREMLYVVHPYVQFSLHDVVTFSPAKLTNSQAKVLFILFRVLRAVDACHRQGLACGALSLHHIAVDEKLCSELRLDLSAYERREEAGDEETQEARNGAGVEPGEEGRRGPGCPTCQEELRGLVLDWVHGRISNFHYLMQLNRLAGRRQGDPNYHPVLPWVVDFTTPRGRFRDLRKSKFRLNKGDKQLDFTYEMTRQAFVAGGAGGGEPPHVPHHISDVLSDITYYVYKARRTPRSVLCGHVRAQWEPHEYPASMERMQSWTPDECIPEFYTDPSIFCSIHPDMPDLDVPAWCRSNEEFVAAHRALLESREVSQDLHHWIDLTFGYKLQGKEAVKEKNVCLHLVDAHTHLTSYGVVQLFDQPHPQRLAGAPALAPEPPLVPKLWFQTIQESTGREDFPAQVTNGMGRTVLEATPCEAGWARDRPMVGEDDLEQATEALDSISLAGKTGEQLGPSPSSTSSSSQAPPGLLPFSGASASRPGRRNRASGVDPGEGEEGKILLPEGFSPLQALEELEKLGNFLTKGLGGRLEVPEQPQVQPPVQLRDLFHRDMQALGVLLAEMVFATRVRTLQPDAPLWVRFKAVQGLCARHPKEVPVSLQPVLDTLLQLSGPQGPVVAGRGKLDPLFAYRPVSQGLPPPCPAQLLSPFSSVVPFPPYFPALHKFILLYQARRVEDEAQGRELVFALWQQLGAVLSDITPEGLEILLPFVLSLMSEEHTAVYAAWYLFEPVAKALGPKNANKYLLKPLIGAYESPCQLHGRFYLYTDCFVAQLMVRLGLQAFLVHLLPHVLQVLAGVEASQEENKGLAGAAEDEESGLPGAGPGSCAFEEEIHMNGEPAAASGLGLPDYMSGVSFHDQADLPETEDFQAGLYVAESPQPQEAEAVSLGRLSDKSSTSEASLGEERAADEGGVPVDKSSLRSGDSSQDLKQSEGSEEDEEEEEGCVVLEVGEGEGEQEEVPEASELTLSDTVLSMDTVVAGDGGANEEEEEPLTEQSEGKEQKILLDTACKMVRWLSAKLGPTVASRHVARNLLRLLTSCYVGPTRQQFTGGSGESPPLSVGNIYQKRPILGDVVSAPVLSCLLHIAHLYGEPVLTYQYLPYISYLVAPGSTSGPSRLNSRKEAGLLAAVTLTQKIIVYLSDTTLMDILPRISHEVLLPVLSFLTSLVTGFPSGAQARTVLCMKTISLIALICLRIGQEMVQQHLSEPVATFFHVFSQLHELRHQDLKLESVGRSEGQLPEVAFSDGQLRPADPALLDELQKVFTLEMAYTIYVPFSCLLGDIIRKIVPNHELVGELAGLYLESISPSSHSPASVEPTAPSTGPEWDPQGGGCPQDDGHSGTFGSVLVGNRIQIPSDSQPDSPGPLGPISGVGGGEPGSQSEDNALKRELPRSAHGLSGNWLAYWQYEIGVSQQDAHFHFHQIRLQSFPGHSGAVKCVVPLSGEDFFLSGSKDRTVRLWPLYNSGDGTSETAPRLIYAQHRKSVFFVGQLEAPQCVVSCDGAVHVWDPFTGKTLRTVEPSDSRVPLTAVAVMPAPHTSITMASSDSTLRFVDCRKPGLQHEFRLSSGLNPGLVRSLAVSPSGRSVVAGFSSGFMVLLDTRTGLVLRGWPAHEGDILQIKAVEGSVLVSSSSDHSLTVWKELEPKPTHHYKSASDPIHTFDLYGSEVVTGTVANKIGVCSLLEPPSQATTKLSSENFRGTLTSLALLPTKRHLLLGSDNGVVRLLA